A stretch of Schistocerca americana isolate TAMUIC-IGC-003095 chromosome 3, iqSchAmer2.1, whole genome shotgun sequence DNA encodes these proteins:
- the LOC124606019 gene encoding glycine-rich protein DOT1-like — MKGRENGNGVDELHVMVFVAAEMEVSHGGGGDKVGSEDGDGGAGDSGGVGGMDEKRRWWQRGQQLAHPSGQRRDDDGYRGGSVSPAGYSGDSSNGGGVEPHQGGSGGCGEYWAAAATASTGLWRLTEEWTDVWLAGWRRTDVRRQEALPKASTAP; from the exons ATGAAGGGAAGGGAGAATGGGAATGGGGTCGACGAGCTCCATGTGATGGTATTTGTAGCAGCAGAAATGGAAGTGagccatggtggtggtggtgataaagtGGGGAGTGAAGATGGTGACGGTGGTGCCGGCGACAGCGGAGGTGTCGGCGGCATGGACGAGAAACGGCGGTGGTGGCAGCGAGGACA acaactggcGCATCCCTCTGGGCAGCGACGGGACGATGACGGCTACAGGGGCGGCTCGGTATCCCCAGCTGGGTACAGCGGCGACAGCAGCAATGGGGGTGGGGTAGAGCCCCACCAGGGCGGCAGTGGAGGCTGTGGCGAGTactgggcggcggcggcgacggcgagcaCCGGGCTGTGGCGACTGACGGAAGAATGGACGGAcgtctggctggctggctggcggcgAACAGATGTCAGACGGCAGGAGGCTCTTCCAAAAGCGTCGACTGcaccctga